A genomic region of Methanobacterium sp. contains the following coding sequences:
- a CDS encoding ZIP family zinc transporter has translation MFSSMIIAGIWGFVAGSALLLGAFFGYFFKIPQHWVATIMAFGSGVLMSAVSFELLDEAYALGGPAHLVAGFLLGATIFTLTNIYLARKGAKHRKRSVKPADDDTDNGAMAIAAGSVIDGIPESIAIGLTMIGGGAVSTATVVAIFLSNIPEGLSSSAGMKKEGWKVSKVFSLWLAITIVTALSSLAGYSIFSQLPVQVTAVTLAVAAGGILAMLVDTMIPEAFSQTHNLAGMVTVIGFSISFILSKL, from the coding sequence TTGTTTTCAAGTATGATAATAGCAGGGATATGGGGTTTTGTTGCTGGATCTGCTCTTCTTTTAGGGGCTTTTTTTGGCTACTTTTTTAAGATCCCACAACACTGGGTGGCCACTATAATGGCCTTTGGATCTGGTGTTCTAATGTCAGCAGTGTCCTTCGAACTCCTGGATGAAGCCTATGCCCTGGGAGGACCAGCTCATTTAGTAGCGGGATTTCTGTTAGGTGCAACCATTTTCACCCTCACTAACATTTACCTGGCCCGTAAAGGAGCCAAACACCGGAAAAGATCAGTTAAACCTGCAGATGATGATACAGATAACGGTGCCATGGCCATTGCAGCAGGATCTGTCATTGATGGTATTCCAGAATCAATAGCCATTGGCTTAACCATGATCGGTGGCGGGGCAGTTAGTACTGCCACTGTCGTTGCTATATTCCTATCCAACATTCCGGAAGGTCTTTCCAGTTCAGCTGGAATGAAAAAAGAAGGATGGAAAGTAAGCAAAGTTTTCTCTTTATGGCTGGCCATAACCATAGTAACTGCTTTATCTTCACTGGCGGGCTACTCTATTTTCAGCCAGTTACCGGTCCAGGTGACTGCGGTTACCCTGGCTGTTGCAGCAGGAGGTATTCTGGCCATGCTGGTTGATACCATGATACCTGAGGCCTTTTCCCAAACCCATAACCTGGCAGGGATGGTGACTGTAATTGGTTTTTCCATTTCATTCATACTTTCCAAATTGTAA
- a CDS encoding MFS transporter — MERCALVLVVIGSFLIPFMGSSLSLALPLIQNELSVSILLLGWIPTAFVLANAALVLPFGKLADIHGRKKIFTYGLVIYTVASLLASFSDSGIILVFFSFLQGVGCAMIFATGIALLISIFPQKRRGQVLGINITAVYIGLFIGPLLGGFLAQNLGWRSIFFINVPIGLFAITLILARFRGEWKGSPGEKFDLIGSVIYVLSLSALMYGFSTFYDLSGKIILLAGAIGMGIFFKELKGSNNPLILLKIFKNRLTSFSGFSLLLVTIATTAMWTLLSLYLQDLRGLDTLTTALILAVQPLAVALLSPLVGYIADNNDNRSINIIGAVVSTIGLLILALLDGNTSLILVVVGLVLVGVGLGLFSTPTNRNFLGSLTRKNYGVGSASISTLVFIGQTMSLGILLLILTGFMGNVEIAPSNFSVFLEGLHVSFYFFAAFCAVGAVVAYAVRGELST, encoded by the coding sequence GTGGAAAGATGTGCACTGGTCCTGGTGGTTATTGGATCATTCCTAATACCATTTATGGGATCTTCCCTCAGCTTGGCCCTTCCCCTAATTCAGAATGAACTTTCCGTTAGCATACTTCTCTTAGGATGGATTCCCACAGCATTTGTACTGGCCAACGCAGCCCTAGTCTTACCCTTCGGAAAACTGGCAGACATTCACGGCCGGAAAAAAATTTTCACCTATGGATTGGTCATCTATACAGTGGCATCATTACTGGCATCATTTTCAGATTCAGGGATCATATTGGTGTTTTTCAGCTTTCTGCAGGGAGTGGGCTGTGCAATGATCTTTGCCACTGGAATTGCCCTTCTAATATCCATCTTCCCCCAGAAACGAAGGGGGCAAGTTTTGGGGATTAACATCACTGCCGTATATATAGGATTGTTTATTGGACCTCTTCTGGGTGGTTTTCTGGCCCAAAATTTAGGATGGAGAAGTATATTCTTTATTAACGTCCCTATAGGGCTATTTGCCATAACTTTGATCCTGGCCAGATTCAGAGGTGAGTGGAAAGGCTCCCCTGGTGAAAAATTTGATTTAATCGGGTCAGTTATTTATGTCCTCTCACTCTCCGCATTAATGTATGGATTTTCAACCTTCTACGACCTTTCAGGGAAAATTATCCTTTTAGCCGGTGCCATTGGAATGGGTATCTTTTTTAAGGAACTTAAAGGTTCTAATAACCCACTGATACTTTTGAAAATATTTAAAAACCGATTAACCAGTTTTTCAGGATTTTCCCTCTTACTGGTAACCATCGCTACCACAGCAATGTGGACACTTCTTAGTTTATACCTTCAGGACCTGCGTGGACTGGATACTCTGACCACTGCACTTATCCTGGCAGTGCAACCACTTGCCGTAGCTTTATTATCCCCTCTGGTGGGATACATTGCTGATAACAATGATAATCGGAGTATCAACATCATAGGGGCTGTTGTGAGTACTATTGGGCTTCTTATCCTGGCATTGTTAGATGGAAATACCTCTTTAATCCTGGTTGTGGTGGGGTTAGTACTGGTGGGTGTAGGTTTGGGATTGTTTTCCACACCCACCAATCGAAACTTCCTGGGATCTTTAACCCGGAAGAACTATGGTGTTGGTTCAGCCTCAATTTCCACCCTGGTATTTATTGGTCAGACCATGAGCCTGGGAATTTTGTTACTGATTCTAACCGGATTCATGGGTAACGTGGAGATAGCACCCTCAAATTTCTCTGTATTCCTAGAAGGACTTCATGTATCTTTCTATTTCTTTGCAGCTTTCTGTGCAGTGGGGGCAGTTGTTGCCTATGCTGTGCGGGGAGAATTATCAACATAA